Proteins encoded by one window of Bubalus kerabau isolate K-KA32 ecotype Philippines breed swamp buffalo chromosome 22, PCC_UOA_SB_1v2, whole genome shotgun sequence:
- the FOXI2 gene encoding forkhead box protein I2 gives MAEYGDGSGPSAAPHSQVRAAARPSGYARGDLGAAGAGPRLWLNAPALSSAPYAPGPVPAAPYGAPGPLLAPHAGLAGADLAWLSLPGQQELLRLVRPPYSYSALIAMAIQSAPRRKLTLSQIYQYVAGNFPFYKRSKAGWQNSIRHNLSLNDCFKKVPRDEDDPGKGNYWTLDPNCEKMFDNGNFRRKRKRRGEASAVAPSGPRSQAGARAPELEPLGAASPDLRASASPPAPEAAACFSSLASAVGALAGGFNPFPGGLAGDFSFGRPTTIATHSPQVPRPAPGFAAGQQTAATGFRVSHFVYTQEGTEV, from the exons ATGGCCGAGTACGGCGACGGCTCGGGGCCCTCTGCGGCCCCGCACAGCCAGGTCCGGGCGGCCGCGCGCCCCTCCGGATACGCGCGCGGAGATCTGGGAGCAGCGGGCGCCGGCCCTCGCCTGTGGCTGAACGCGCCCGCTCTCAGCTCCGCGCCCTACGCGCCGGGCCCAGTGCCCGCGGCTCCCTACGGGGCCCCCGGCCCGCTCCTCGCGCCCCACGCCGGCCTGGCAGGCGCCGACCTGGCGTGGCTGAGCCTGCCTGGCCAGCAGGAGCTGCTGAGGCTGGTGCGGCCGCCCTACTCGTACTCGGCGCTCATCGCCATGGCCATCCAGAGCGCGCCGCGGCGCAAGCTGACGCTCAGCCAGATCTACCAGTACGTGGCCGGCAACTTCCCCTTCTACAAGCGCAGCAAGGCGGGCTGGCAGAACTCCATCCGCCACAACCTGTCCCTCAACGACTGCTTCAAGAAGGTACCCCGCGACGAGGACGACCCAG GTAAAGGCAATTACTGGACCCTGGATCCAAACTGCGAGAAGATGTTTGACAACGGGAACTTCCGAAGGAAGAGGAAGCGGAGGGGGGAGGCGAGCGCAGTCGCACCCTCGGGTCCCCGGAGCCAGGCCGGAGCCAGGGCGCCAGAGCTGGAGCCCCTGGGCGCCGCCTCCCCGGACCTGCGGGCCTCGGCGTCCCCGCCCGCGCCCGAGGCCGCAGCCTGCTTCTCCAGTTTGGCCTCGGCCGTGGGCGCCCTGGCTGGAGGCTTCAACCCCTTTCCCGGGGGCCTGGCGGGAGACTTTTCCTTCGGGAGACCCACGACGATCGCCACTCACAGCCCCCAGgtcccccgccccgcgcccggcTTCGCCGCTGGCCAGCAGACGGCGGCCACCGGCTTCCGCGTCAGTCACTTCGTCTACACCCAGGAAGGGACCGAAGTTTGA